In the Anaerolineae bacterium genome, GGCGAAGATGGCTCGTGGTACGCACGCGAGATTGTCAGGCGGCTTGTTCAACGCTTCTCAGCGCAGGATTCTCTGCCGAGATCACATCGAACGGCACCATCAAGATCAAGGACCATGCGGCTATCGAGCGCCCCGATGATATTGCGACTCTACTTGTCCATGCTGGTCACGCCCCGACCATGCTCAATGTTGTCGAAGAAGACCTGGAGCATTACTTTTTGCGACTCGTCGGCATGGATGGAGGAAACTCAGAATGAACAACCTGGCTCAAGCAATCTGGGTCGAGTTTCTCAAAGCGCGTCGATCCAAAATGCCTCTGTTCACCGCGCTTGGATTTGCGATGGTTCCGCTGGCTGGCGGTTTCTTTATGGTTGTGTTAAAAGATCCCGAGATGGCACGCCGGGTTGGGCTGATCAGCACCAAGGCGCAACTGACGATGGGTGCCGCCGATTGGCCCACCTACCTGCGATTCCTTACCCTGGCTGCGGGAGCGGGAGGCATTGTTCTTTTTGGTCTCATCGCCGCTTGGGTATTCGGTCGCGAGTACTCCGATCGCACGGTGAAAGATTTGCTCGCCTTGCCTACCTCTCGTTCCGCGATTGTGCTGAGCAAGTTCGTCGTGATCGCGGTGTGGTCAGCCGTATTGACCGTAGTGATCTGTCTCATCACTCTCTGCGTTGGTGCGGCGCTTGGTCTGCCGCCGGTAGCATCGCAAGTATTTTGGCAAAGCGGGATTACGATGACGGTGGCAGTTTGTTTGAACATCGCGCTTACTACACCGATCGCCTTCGCGGCAAGCGCAGGGCACGGTTATCTGCCGCCAATTGGCGTGATGATCCTTGCCATGGTGTTGGCGCAATTCACGAACGCCGCCGGATGGGGAGAATACTTTCCCTGGGCCGTACCTGCTCTGTATGTCCAGGGCGAAAATCTGGGAGCGATCAGTTACGTAATTGTAATTCTAACCGGCATTGTCGGAATAGCTGCTACATTTCTATGGTGGGAGTTAGCAGACCAGACGCGCTAATTGTGTATAATGCCTGCTGGGGTAGTGGGCTAACAACCGCATGCACCCGACTTTGCTCCTCGCTGCGCTCGTCGCAAAGCGGGTGATGCGTGACCGTTAGCCTGCTAGCCACGAGGAATGAGGTTCTCCTGATCATAAATATTCCTTATGAAGGTCGAGTTCAATCCAATTGATCGCCCAAATCCGACTATTCATAAAGGCTTGAGAGGCAGTAATGAACAGAAGATTTATCGCAATTTCTCAGATATAGCGGACTACGTCCCGCGCAAATACAATAATGTTTGCCCATAGGCTGACCCTCTAGGATCACTTTCGAAGAAGACAGTCGAGGCGGGGAAGCAATTCCTCACCTCGACTGAAGCCACGATATGAGTGCTACTCTCTAATTTGTGCGATATGGCTAATCTTTGGTTTCGGTCGGAAGCCGCGCCATTATTGGAGGCCCCACATGCTGACAAGATTCCGTAGGGTGCTGATTGCAATTCTTGTAGCGTTGCTCTTTGCTTGCCAGACGGTTGTTACTATTACGCTGCTATCTCAGAAATCCCACCAGCAGTTAACTGCAACGGGCACACCCATCCAACCTGAAACCAGCACTCTTGCTATTAATTCTCCTGAATCTCGCCCCTCGCCAAACCCGACCATAACTCCAAATCACATATCAACTTTAACCGCAACCCTCCTTCCAATGAATCGTACCCCAACCTCGATTGTGACATCTGTTCGTACTCTCACAGCAATTACACCAGCACAAGCCGGCGAGCAACGATATTATGAGGTCCTCTTCTCTATTCCAGTGGGAGATAATGGTGTACTGTACCGAGGAGGAAACGACCCAGACGCAGAAATCAATGGACCCAGTGCCATCGCTGTTCTGCCAGATGGGGGCTTTGTTATAGCTAACCTGGTTGGCAATCGCCTGTTACGATACGATTCCACAGGCCATCCGCTCAAAACGATTGACCTTTATACTATTGACATCGTGAATGTCGGAGACCTGAGGGCAACCGATACAGAATTGTTCGTATTGGAAATCAGCTACAAAGTAACACCAGAGAGATATAGAGTTAATCGCCTATCGTTTGACGGGGAAATTAAAGCCAGTTACGACATCCCACAGGGGTTTCATATTGAAAACGGCCTCACGGGGATAGCCATTGACTGTGAAGGTGAGGTTTTGTTGGAGTTGGAAGGCGGCTCCAATCTCTATCGCCTGGTTGACGCCCAAGGAAACTTGAACCCCGCCAGTGTAAGCGGCGATTATCACTGCAACGGAAAACCATATCGAGTGATGAACCCTGGCCCTGGAAAAACCCCATATATCATTGCGGGAAACATAAGGCTTGAGACACAACTGACTACTGGCTTAGGCGGATTCAGGCTTATTGACGTGCTTCAGAATGGTGGTTTTTATGTGATCCGCGAGGATGTCGTCAATGACCAAGTACTCAAGGTTGATCAAACAGTGCACTATATCGACGCAGATGGTGTGCAGCAAGGAGTAGCTCGTGTGCCGATCGCGGAATTCTATTATCCTATCATGCGGAGTCTAGCAGTCGGCTCAGACGGGAACGTGTATGCCTTGCTCCCCAAACCCGATTCCGTTCACATCATACGCCTGAATTTCTTTACGAGCATAGAGCCGCTCATTCCAGGCGCTGTTACACCGCTGGTCACTATCTCAAATATGAAGCCATAATGACCATTATCGGCGGGCTAACCACTCGCTCCAGCCGACGCTACCTGCGGCGGCGCGGCTGAGCTCGGTGCCGTTGGGCGGGCATACAGCCAAGCAGGGGAATGTGCTAAAATAGCGATATGATAAAAGTCTATCTCGATTTGTGTGCTATTCAACGCCCGCTGGATACACCCAATCAAGTTCGCGTCGTATTGGAAGCAGAAGCAGTTCTTGGCATTCTCTCCCTTTGCGATGCTGGATTGATTGAGTTGGTTTCATCGGAAGCATTGGTCTATTAGACCGAGCAAAACCCTTTGCTAATTCG is a window encoding:
- a CDS encoding bacitracin ABC transporter, permease protein, coding for MNNLAQAIWVEFLKARRSKMPLFTALGFAMVPLAGGFFMVVLKDPEMARRVGLISTKAQLTMGAADWPTYLRFLTLAAGAGGIVLFGLIAAWVFGREYSDRTVKDLLALPTSRSAIVLSKFVVIAVWSAVLTVVICLITLCVGAALGLPPVASQVFWQSGITMTVAVCLNIALTTPIAFAASAGHGYLPPIGVMILAMVLAQFTNAAGWGEYFPWAVPALYVQGENLGAISYVIVILTGIVGIAATFLWWELADQTR